The following proteins are encoded in a genomic region of Oncorhynchus kisutch isolate 150728-3 linkage group LG18, Okis_V2, whole genome shotgun sequence:
- the LOC109909269 gene encoding E3 ubiquitin-protein ligase RNF12-B-like isoform X2, protein MDETPVLAALVVTPLMAEVVETPVMAAVVEAAAPVVEESIVMEEVEPVAAAVEEFIPAVEESIPVTLVEPTMTAVEESIEMAEEGHIIDEVEAPKPEEITAVEDTITKIEVSVTIENYLLGDVITERHRLAQEVPQSTPEEEVITTPEEAVEEEPAAIKHRATDEAPVTESVTEPIVTEAPVAEAAPVPIATEPEPVTIEALVEVKAGQGLDDLDLDIFDLDVDFLD, encoded by the exons ATGGATGAAACCCCTGTATTGGCAGCATTGGTAGTAACCCCCCTAATGGCAGAAGTAGTAGAAACCCCTGTAATGGCAGCAGTGGTGGAGGCTGCTGCTCCAGTAGTGGAAGAGTCCATTGTCATGGAAGAGGTAGAGCCTGTTGCGGCTGCAGTGGAGGAGTTTATTCCAGCAGTAGAGGAATCTATCCCAGTGACATTAGTGGAACCAACTATGACTGCAGTGGAAGAATCCATTGAGATGGCAGAGGAGGGACACATTATTGATGAAGTGGAAGCTCCCAAGCCAGAGGAGATAACAGCAGTGGAAGATACCATCACGAAGATAGAGGTTTCTGTCACCATAGAAAATTACTTATTGGGAGATGTAATCACAGAAAGACACCGCTTGGCACAAGAGGTACCACAGTCCACCCCAGAGGAAGAAGTCATAACaacaccagaggaggctgttgaGGAAGAACCTGCAGCAATAAAGCACAGAGCAACAGATGAAGCACCTGTTACCGAGTCAGTCACAGAACCCATTGTAACAGAAGCACCAGTTGCCGAGGCAGCGCCAGTGCCTATAGCAACAGAACCAGAACCTGTTACCATAGAAGCATTGGTGGAAGTAAAAGCAGgtcag GGTCTTGACGATCTGGACCTGGACATCTTTGACCTGGACGTCGACTTCTTAGACTGA
- the LOC109909269 gene encoding E3 ubiquitin-protein ligase RNF12-B-like isoform X1, which produces MLLSLFYVQEVAGSMDETPVLAALVVTPLMAEVVETPVMAAVVEAAAPVVEESIVMEEVEPVAAAVEEFIPAVEESIPVTLVEPTMTAVEESIEMAEEGHIIDEVEAPKPEEITAVEDTITKIEVSVTIENYLLGDVITERHRLAQEVPQSTPEEEVITTPEEAVEEEPAAIKHRATDEAPVTESVTEPIVTEAPVAEAAPVPIATEPEPVTIEALVEVKAGQGLDDLDLDIFDLDVDFLD; this is translated from the exons ATGCTATTATCACTGTTCTATGTGCAGGAGGTTGCTGGGAGCATGGATGAAACCCCTGTATTGGCAGCATTGGTAGTAACCCCCCTAATGGCAGAAGTAGTAGAAACCCCTGTAATGGCAGCAGTGGTGGAGGCTGCTGCTCCAGTAGTGGAAGAGTCCATTGTCATGGAAGAGGTAGAGCCTGTTGCGGCTGCAGTGGAGGAGTTTATTCCAGCAGTAGAGGAATCTATCCCAGTGACATTAGTGGAACCAACTATGACTGCAGTGGAAGAATCCATTGAGATGGCAGAGGAGGGACACATTATTGATGAAGTGGAAGCTCCCAAGCCAGAGGAGATAACAGCAGTGGAAGATACCATCACGAAGATAGAGGTTTCTGTCACCATAGAAAATTACTTATTGGGAGATGTAATCACAGAAAGACACCGCTTGGCACAAGAGGTACCACAGTCCACCCCAGAGGAAGAAGTCATAACaacaccagaggaggctgttgaGGAAGAACCTGCAGCAATAAAGCACAGAGCAACAGATGAAGCACCTGTTACCGAGTCAGTCACAGAACCCATTGTAACAGAAGCACCAGTTGCCGAGGCAGCGCCAGTGCCTATAGCAACAGAACCAGAACCTGTTACCATAGAAGCATTGGTGGAAGTAAAAGCAGgtcag GGTCTTGACGATCTGGACCTGGACATCTTTGACCTGGACGTCGACTTCTTAGACTGA